The following are encoded together in the Bacillota bacterium genome:
- a CDS encoding glutamate--tRNA ligase translates to MTVRTRYAPSPTGFLHVGGARTALFNWLFARHHGGQFILRIEDTDVERSSEESTRAILEDLRWLGIDWDEGPEVGGPYGPYFQSQRLDIYNKYVEQLLAEGKAYYCYCTPEELAERREKMLAEGKAPMYDRKCLHLSEAERAKLAAERPAVVRFLSPDEGEIRFYDHIRGEVVIENRLLDDLVIRKSDGWPTYNFAVVIDDHLMRITHVIRGEDHLTNTARQIQLYQALGWEVPEFAHVPLILGQDRQRLSKRHGAVAVGAYREQGILPDAMINHLALVGWAYDDKTEIFSREELIKYFTLEKVSKHAAIFDFKKLEWMNGVYIRQTPVKKLAEYAHEWLHKAGILPAELTEEQRWKLEQIMEPLQTRLKTLAEIVPQTYYLFSDDLKFDEKAVQTYLSRDYVPELYERLIQRFSALEPWDRDGIDAVFREIAEADGRKLGDVIQPARVALTGTSVSPPIHDVIFVLGREKTVERLRAAVTLAEQARAAAQAGAAQGETAHG, encoded by the coding sequence GTGACCGTCAGAACCCGGTATGCGCCGAGCCCGACCGGCTTTCTCCACGTCGGCGGGGCGCGGACGGCATTGTTCAACTGGCTGTTTGCCCGCCATCACGGCGGACAGTTCATCTTGCGCATCGAGGACACCGACGTCGAGCGCTCCTCGGAGGAGTCGACCCGGGCCATCTTGGAGGACCTGCGGTGGCTCGGCATCGACTGGGACGAAGGGCCCGAGGTAGGCGGGCCGTACGGGCCCTACTTCCAGAGCCAGCGGCTGGACATCTACAACAAGTACGTCGAGCAGCTCCTGGCCGAGGGCAAGGCGTATTACTGCTACTGCACGCCCGAGGAGCTCGCGGAGCGCCGCGAGAAGATGCTGGCCGAGGGCAAAGCGCCCATGTACGACCGCAAGTGCCTGCACCTGTCGGAGGCGGAGCGGGCCAAGCTGGCCGCGGAGCGCCCGGCGGTGGTGCGCTTCTTGTCGCCCGATGAGGGCGAGATCCGCTTCTACGATCACATCCGCGGCGAAGTGGTCATCGAGAACCGGCTGCTGGACGACCTCGTGATCCGCAAGTCCGACGGCTGGCCCACTTACAACTTCGCCGTCGTCATCGACGACCATTTGATGCGCATCACCCACGTCATCCGCGGCGAGGACCATCTGACCAACACGGCGCGGCAGATTCAGCTCTACCAGGCGCTGGGCTGGGAGGTGCCCGAGTTCGCCCACGTGCCGCTCATCCTGGGCCAGGACCGGCAGCGGCTGAGCAAGCGCCACGGCGCTGTGGCGGTCGGCGCGTATCGGGAGCAGGGCATTTTGCCGGACGCTATGATCAACCACCTGGCGCTGGTTGGCTGGGCGTACGACGACAAGACCGAAATCTTCAGCCGCGAAGAATTGATCAAGTACTTCACCCTGGAGAAGGTGTCCAAGCACGCGGCGATCTTCGACTTCAAGAAGCTGGAGTGGATGAACGGCGTCTACATCCGCCAGACGCCCGTCAAGAAGCTGGCCGAGTACGCTCACGAGTGGCTGCACAAGGCGGGCATTTTGCCGGCGGAGCTCACCGAGGAGCAGCGCTGGAAGCTCGAGCAGATCATGGAGCCGTTGCAGACGCGGCTGAAGACGCTGGCGGAGATCGTGCCGCAGACGTATTACCTGTTCAGCGACGACCTCAAGTTCGACGAGAAGGCGGTGCAGACGTACCTGAGCCGCGACTACGTGCCCGAGCTGTACGAGCGGCTCATCCAGCGCTTTTCGGCCCTGGAGCCGTGGGACCGCGACGGCATCGACGCGGTGTTCCGCGAGATCGCCGAGGCCGACGGGCGCAAGCTGGGCGACGTCATCCAGCCGGCCCGGGTGGCGCTGACGGGCACGTCGGTCAGCCCGCCCATCCACGACGTCATCTTCGTGCTCGGCCGGGAGAAGACGGTGGAGCGGCTTCGGGCCGCGGTGACGCTGGCCGAGCAGGCGCGCGCAGCGGCGCAGGCCGGCGCGGCCCAGGGCGAGACCGCACACGGCTAG
- the icd gene encoding isocitrate dehydrogenase, with product MADKIPITVARGDGIGPEIMDAVLHILMSAGAAIEPEFIEIGEKVYLAGHTSGITDEAWESLRRTKVFLKAPITTPQGGGYKSLNVTTRKMLGLYANVRPAVSYHPFVPTKYPGMDVVIIRENEEDLYAGIEHQQTPDVVQSLKIISRPGSERIIRFAFEYARQYGRKKVTCFTKDNIMKMSDGLFHEIFREVAKEYPDIEAEHWIVDIGMAKMADTPEQFDVIVLPNLYGDIASDIVAQIAGSVGLAGSANIGDECAMFEAIHGSAPRRAGQNVANPSGLLHGAIMMLVHIGLNETATLIHNAWLKTIEDGVHTYDIARGGPSVGTKEFAQAVVERLGEKPRQLKAVDYGPSRTDGKPLARQPMPLTLSRSYRPKRELNGVDVYLYNTELSPSELGRRLEELAGPEFSLTVISNRGVKVYPDGFPETFLSDHWRCRFEAVQPGKATRADIVALLGRLDEAGFEWIKLDNLYLFDGQRAYSLDQGQ from the coding sequence ATGGCGGACAAGATTCCGATCACCGTTGCGCGCGGCGACGGCATCGGCCCCGAGATCATGGACGCGGTGCTCCACATCCTCATGTCCGCGGGCGCGGCCATCGAGCCGGAGTTCATCGAGATCGGGGAAAAAGTGTACCTGGCAGGGCACACTTCCGGCATCACCGACGAAGCCTGGGAGTCGCTGCGGCGCACGAAAGTGTTCTTGAAGGCGCCCATCACGACGCCCCAAGGCGGCGGCTACAAGAGCCTGAACGTGACGACCCGCAAGATGCTGGGCCTGTACGCCAACGTGCGCCCGGCGGTGTCGTACCACCCGTTCGTGCCCACCAAGTATCCGGGCATGGACGTGGTCATCATCCGCGAAAACGAAGAGGACCTCTACGCGGGCATCGAGCACCAGCAGACGCCGGACGTGGTGCAGAGCCTCAAGATCATCAGCCGGCCCGGCTCCGAACGCATCATCCGTTTCGCGTTTGAGTACGCGCGGCAGTACGGGCGCAAGAAAGTCACCTGCTTTACGAAAGACAACATCATGAAGATGTCCGACGGCCTCTTCCACGAAATTTTCCGGGAAGTGGCCAAGGAATACCCCGACATCGAAGCCGAGCACTGGATCGTCGACATCGGCATGGCCAAGATGGCCGACACGCCCGAGCAGTTTGACGTCATCGTCCTGCCCAATCTCTACGGCGACATCGCCTCCGACATCGTCGCGCAAATCGCCGGCAGCGTAGGGCTGGCCGGCTCGGCCAACATCGGCGACGAGTGCGCCATGTTCGAGGCCATTCACGGCAGCGCGCCCCGGCGCGCGGGGCAAAATGTGGCCAACCCCTCGGGCCTGCTGCACGGCGCCATCATGATGCTGGTGCACATCGGCTTGAACGAGACGGCCACGCTCATTCACAACGCGTGGCTGAAAACCATCGAGGACGGCGTGCACACGTACGACATCGCCCGCGGCGGACCGTCGGTGGGCACGAAGGAATTCGCACAGGCGGTGGTGGAGCGGCTGGGCGAAAAGCCCCGGCAGCTCAAGGCGGTCGACTACGGGCCGTCCCGCACCGACGGCAAGCCCCTGGCGCGCCAGCCCATGCCGCTGACGCTGAGCCGCAGCTACCGGCCGAAGCGCGAGCTGAACGGCGTCGACGTGTACCTGTACAACACGGAGCTCTCGCCGTCCGAGCTGGGGCGGCGCCTCGAGGAGTTGGCGGGGCCGGAATTTTCGCTGACCGTGATCTCCAACCGCGGCGTGAAAGTGTATCCCGACGGCTTCCCGGAAACGTTCTTGTCCGACCACTGGCGCTGCCGGTTCGAAGCGGTGCAGCCGGGCAAGGCCACGCGCGCCGACATCGTGGCCCTGCTCGGTCGGCTGGATGAGGCCGGCTTCGAGTGGATCAAGCTGGACAACTTGTATCTCTTCGACGGCCAGCGCGCGTACTCGCTGGACCAGGGCCAGTAA
- the acnA gene encoding aconitate hydratase AcnA gives MATLSNVFGSRSVFETGRGRAVIYRLDSLAKAGIADVSRLPVSLRILLEGLLRNCDGRVVTEEQIVSLASWTPQKAPDQEIAFLPARVVLQDFTGVPAVVDLAAMRAEVARRGGDPRRINPVVPSDLVIDHSVIVDAYGTNLAYYINVEKEFERNRERYALLRWAQKAFDNFRVVPPGTGIVHQVNLEYLAKVVQLRPVHGELVAFPDSVVGTDSHTPMVNGMGVLGWGVGGIEAEAVMLGQPYYMLIPEVVGVRLTGELPEGATATDLVLTLTQMLRQHGVVGKFVEYFGDGLDRLSLADRATISNMAPEYGATVGFFPVDDEVLSYLRMTGRDPELVDLVERYCKEQGIFRTADWPEPEYTEVLELDMSTVEPSVAGPRRPQDRLALSEVRSSFYKALADYAGPDARPQVASASEGPVAVATRTRTEVTHGSVVIAAITSCTNTSNPSVMVGAGLLAKKAVERGLTVPPYVKTSLAPGSRVVTDYLQAAGLLPYLERLGFHVVGYGCTTCIGNSGALPDEVAKEIVEKDLVVAAVLSGNRNFEGRINPLVKANYLASPLLVVAYAIAGTVDIDLRSEPLGYDAVGNPVYLRDIWPSQDEIRRVVAESVKPEMFRERYASVFEGDEQWRSLPVPEGDLFAWDPDSTYIREPSFFADMPDEAGQPADIRGARVLVMLGDSITTDHISPAGSISPQSPAGRYLLERGVQVKDFNSYGARRGNHEVMMRGTFANVRLRNELVPGKEGNWTKYLPTGELMSVYEAAMKYKEDGTPVIIIAGKEYGSGSSRDWAAKGPYLLGVKAVIAESYERIHRSNLVGMGILPLQFLPGQNRKSLGLTGEEVYHIEGLAGGIQPRGKATVRAERPDGTSVTFDVIVRIDSPVEVDYYVHGGILPLVLRNVLAEQKAG, from the coding sequence ATGGCGACGCTCAGCAACGTGTTCGGCAGTCGTTCCGTGTTCGAGACCGGGCGCGGCCGGGCCGTCATCTACCGGCTTGACAGCCTGGCCAAGGCGGGCATCGCCGACGTGTCGCGCCTGCCGGTCTCCCTGCGCATTCTGCTCGAAGGACTGCTGCGCAACTGCGACGGACGGGTCGTGACGGAAGAGCAGATTGTGTCCTTGGCGTCGTGGACACCGCAAAAGGCGCCGGATCAGGAAATCGCCTTCTTGCCGGCGCGGGTCGTGCTGCAGGACTTTACAGGCGTCCCGGCGGTGGTGGACCTGGCCGCCATGCGCGCCGAGGTCGCGCGGCGCGGCGGAGATCCCCGGCGCATCAACCCCGTCGTGCCGTCGGACTTGGTGATCGACCACTCGGTCATCGTGGACGCGTACGGCACGAACCTGGCCTACTACATCAACGTCGAAAAAGAGTTTGAGCGCAACCGCGAGCGGTACGCGCTGCTGCGCTGGGCGCAGAAAGCGTTCGACAACTTCCGCGTCGTGCCGCCGGGTACCGGCATCGTGCACCAGGTGAACCTGGAGTATCTGGCCAAGGTGGTCCAGCTGCGTCCGGTCCACGGGGAGTTGGTGGCGTTTCCCGACTCGGTGGTGGGCACCGATTCGCACACGCCCATGGTGAACGGCATGGGAGTGCTGGGGTGGGGCGTGGGCGGCATCGAAGCCGAGGCGGTGATGCTGGGCCAGCCGTATTACATGCTGATCCCCGAGGTCGTGGGCGTGCGGCTCACGGGCGAACTGCCGGAGGGCGCGACGGCCACCGACCTGGTGCTGACGCTTACGCAGATGCTGCGCCAGCACGGGGTGGTCGGCAAGTTCGTCGAGTATTTCGGCGACGGGCTGGATCGGCTGTCGCTGGCGGACCGAGCCACCATCAGCAACATGGCGCCGGAATACGGGGCTACGGTGGGTTTCTTCCCGGTCGACGACGAGGTGCTGTCGTACCTGCGCATGACGGGCCGCGATCCCGAGCTGGTTGACCTGGTGGAGCGGTACTGCAAGGAGCAGGGCATCTTCCGCACGGCCGACTGGCCCGAGCCCGAGTACACCGAGGTGCTGGAGCTGGACATGAGCACCGTGGAGCCCAGCGTGGCCGGGCCCCGGCGGCCGCAGGATCGGCTGGCGCTTTCGGAGGTGCGGTCGTCGTTCTACAAGGCGCTGGCGGACTACGCGGGGCCGGACGCGCGGCCTCAGGTCGCGTCCGCGAGCGAAGGGCCCGTGGCCGTCGCCACGCGCACCCGCACGGAGGTCACCCACGGCTCGGTCGTCATCGCCGCCATCACCAGCTGCACCAACACGTCCAACCCGTCGGTCATGGTCGGCGCGGGGCTGCTGGCGAAGAAGGCCGTGGAGCGGGGACTGACGGTGCCCCCGTACGTGAAGACCAGCCTGGCGCCGGGCTCGCGCGTCGTGACGGACTACCTGCAGGCCGCGGGCCTGCTGCCGTACCTGGAGCGGCTGGGCTTCCACGTGGTGGGCTACGGCTGCACGACGTGCATCGGCAACAGCGGCGCCTTGCCGGACGAGGTCGCGAAGGAGATCGTCGAGAAGGACTTGGTCGTCGCGGCGGTGCTGAGCGGCAACCGCAACTTCGAAGGGCGCATCAACCCGCTGGTCAAGGCCAACTACCTGGCGTCGCCGCTGCTGGTGGTGGCGTACGCGATCGCGGGCACGGTCGACATCGACTTGCGCAGCGAGCCGCTGGGCTACGACGCCGTCGGCAACCCGGTGTACTTGCGGGACATCTGGCCCAGCCAGGACGAAATCCGGCGGGTTGTGGCGGAGTCGGTGAAGCCGGAGATGTTCCGCGAGCGGTACGCCTCGGTGTTTGAAGGCGACGAGCAGTGGCGCTCGCTGCCCGTTCCCGAAGGCGACTTGTTCGCGTGGGACCCGGACTCCACGTACATCCGCGAGCCGTCGTTCTTCGCCGACATGCCCGACGAGGCCGGCCAGCCCGCCGACATCCGCGGCGCGCGGGTGCTGGTCATGCTGGGCGACTCCATCACGACCGACCACATCTCGCCGGCGGGTTCCATCTCGCCGCAGAGCCCGGCGGGCCGGTATTTGCTGGAGCGGGGCGTGCAGGTCAAAGATTTCAACTCGTACGGGGCGCGCCGCGGCAACCACGAGGTGATGATGCGGGGCACGTTCGCCAACGTGCGGCTCCGCAACGAGCTGGTGCCGGGCAAGGAAGGCAACTGGACGAAGTACTTGCCCACCGGCGAGCTCATGTCGGTGTACGAGGCGGCGATGAAATACAAGGAGGACGGCACGCCCGTCATCATCATCGCCGGCAAGGAGTACGGCTCGGGCAGTTCCCGCGACTGGGCGGCCAAAGGGCCGTATCTTCTGGGCGTGAAAGCCGTCATCGCGGAAAGCTACGAGCGCATCCACCGCAGCAACCTGGTGGGCATGGGCATTTTGCCGCTGCAGTTCCTGCCGGGTCAGAATCGCAAGAGCTTGGGCCTGACGGGCGAGGAGGTTTACCACATCGAAGGCCTGGCGGGCGGCATCCAGCCGCGGGGGAAAGCCACCGTGCGGGCCGAGCGTCCCGACGGCACGTCCGTGACGTTCGACGTCATCGTCCGCATCGACAGCCCCGTGGAGGTAGACTACTACGTCCACGGCGGCATTTTGCCGCTGGTGCTGCGCAACGTGCTGGCTGAGCAGAAGGCCGGCTGA
- a CDS encoding spermidine synthase (catalyzes the formation of spermidine from putrescine and S-adenosylmethioninamine) has protein sequence MELWFKEVENKDLHIGFRVSRVLHRERSKYQDIAILDTPVFGRMLVLDGVVQTTVADEFFYHEMIAHVPLFAHPNPRRVLVIGGGDGGTVREVLKHDTVEHVDLVEIDERVIELCRQYLPELSHALDDPRVTIHVADGIEYVKTVRDQYDVVIVDSSDPLGPAVGLFREEFYRDVAAALRDGGLMVAQTESPWLTPQVVRDVVHAVSRGFNAPAYLFLTTVPIYSLGAWSFTVGTKGTDPRRPRLGPDELPPFETKYYTPEVHAAAFALPRFVRRLLDQAR, from the coding sequence GTGGAACTTTGGTTTAAGGAAGTCGAAAATAAAGACTTGCACATCGGCTTTCGCGTCAGCCGCGTCCTGCACCGCGAGCGATCCAAGTACCAGGACATCGCCATCCTGGACACTCCCGTCTTCGGCCGCATGCTCGTCCTGGACGGCGTCGTGCAGACGACCGTCGCGGACGAGTTCTTCTACCACGAGATGATTGCCCACGTCCCGCTTTTCGCCCATCCGAACCCGCGCCGCGTCCTGGTCATCGGCGGCGGCGACGGTGGGACCGTGCGCGAAGTGCTCAAGCACGACACGGTCGAACACGTCGATCTGGTGGAAATCGACGAGCGCGTCATCGAGTTGTGCCGGCAATATTTGCCTGAACTCAGCCACGCCCTGGACGATCCGCGCGTGACGATTCACGTCGCGGACGGTATCGAGTACGTCAAGACCGTGCGCGACCAGTACGACGTGGTCATCGTCGACTCGTCGGATCCGCTCGGGCCCGCGGTCGGCTTGTTCCGAGAGGAGTTTTACCGGGACGTAGCCGCGGCGCTGAGAGACGGCGGCCTCATGGTGGCGCAGACCGAGTCGCCGTGGCTGACGCCGCAGGTCGTGCGCGACGTGGTCCACGCGGTAAGCCGGGGCTTCAACGCTCCCGCGTACCTTTTCCTGACGACGGTGCCCATCTATTCGCTGGGCGCCTGGAGCTTTACGGTGGGAACGAAAGGCACCGACCCGCGCCGGCCGCGGCTGGGGCCGGACGAGCTGCCGCCGTTCGAGACCAAGTATTACACGCCGGAAGTGCACGCTGCGGCGTTCGCACTGCCGCGTTTCGTGCGCCGGCTGTTGGACCAGGCGCGGTGA
- the mtnA gene encoding S-methyl-5-thioribose-1-phosphate isomerase — protein MSEAMQAGAVKSLAWRDGALHLIDQRKLPFRFETVVCRTAEETAAAIRDMVVRGAPAIGAAAAYGLVLGARELAGRWSGDPERFVSELERVAEHLKQARPTAVNLSWAVDRMMKALHAARAEGLASPAALAERLLREADAIADEDRRVNRAIGRHGAPLLEPGGVLHHCNTGALATVEYGTALGVIRAAYAAGTRLHVYATETRPYLQGARLTTWELMQEGIPVTLITDNMAGYVMAKGLVKSVIVGADRIAANGDVVNKIGTYALAVLAKEHGIPFYCAAPVSTLDLRLKSGNDVIIEQRSPQEVTHVLGQRIAPEGVDVLNPAFDVTPARYVTAIITEYGVVRPPFEEGLAAVAALAKQEEAKRA, from the coding sequence ATGAGCGAGGCGATGCAGGCGGGCGCCGTCAAGTCGCTGGCGTGGCGGGACGGCGCTTTGCACCTGATTGACCAGCGGAAACTGCCTTTCCGATTCGAAACGGTGGTTTGCCGCACGGCCGAAGAGACGGCCGCCGCCATCCGCGACATGGTCGTCCGGGGGGCGCCGGCCATCGGCGCGGCCGCCGCGTACGGCCTCGTGCTGGGGGCGCGCGAGCTGGCTGGGCGGTGGAGCGGTGATCCGGAGCGGTTTGTGTCGGAGCTCGAGCGCGTGGCGGAACACCTGAAGCAGGCCCGTCCTACGGCGGTCAACTTGTCCTGGGCCGTGGACCGGATGATGAAGGCGCTGCACGCCGCGCGGGCGGAAGGACTGGCGTCGCCGGCGGCGCTGGCGGAACGGCTGCTGCGGGAAGCGGACGCTATCGCCGACGAAGACCGCCGTGTCAACCGGGCCATCGGGCGGCACGGCGCGCCGCTGCTGGAGCCGGGCGGGGTGCTGCACCACTGCAACACCGGCGCGCTGGCCACCGTCGAGTACGGCACCGCGCTGGGCGTTATCCGCGCGGCCTACGCGGCCGGCACGCGGCTGCACGTGTACGCCACGGAAACGCGGCCGTACTTGCAGGGAGCCCGCCTGACGACGTGGGAGTTAATGCAGGAAGGCATTCCGGTGACGCTCATCACTGACAACATGGCCGGCTACGTCATGGCCAAGGGGCTCGTGAAGAGCGTCATCGTCGGGGCGGACCGCATCGCCGCCAACGGCGACGTCGTCAACAAAATCGGCACCTATGCGCTGGCGGTGCTGGCCAAGGAGCACGGCATTCCGTTTTATTGCGCGGCGCCCGTCTCGACGCTGGACTTGCGTCTGAAGTCGGGCAACGACGTTATCATCGAGCAGCGCAGCCCGCAGGAAGTGACCCACGTGCTGGGCCAGCGCATCGCGCCGGAGGGCGTCGATGTTCTGAATCCCGCGTTCGACGTGACGCCGGCCCGCTACGTGACCGCGATTATTACCGAATACGGCGTCGTCCGGCCGCCGTTTGAGGAAGGGCTGGCCGCGGTGGCGGCGCTGGCGAAACAGGAGGAGGCGAAACGCGCGTGA